DNA from Evansella sp. LMS18:
CTTCTGTTAAAGATAAACTGTTCAATGAAATTTCCATCTGAACGGTTAGAAAAATATGTTATCAAAATATTTTAAAAAATATATTGTTTTTTACAGTAAAGGGCCTTATAGTTAGGGCTAAAGTACCTCCTATTAAAAAGGAATGAAAAACATGAGGATGGCGCTTTCTTTTGTAATAAAGATAATGATTATCTTTTTTGTTTCTCTTTTTGTTCTCATTCAGCCGGTGGGAGCTGTGGCTTCCCAAAGAAAATCGGTCCCTGATTTTTTCAGTGAGGCTGTAGTAATAATTGATAGTAACACGGGTCAGGTTCTTTTTCAAAAAAACGGCGGAAAGCAGATGTACCCCGCGAGTATTACGAAAATAATCACTGCAATAATTGCTCTGGAAACAAACGACCCTGATGAACTGGTTACAGTAAGCAATAAGGCGGTGCATGCAGAGGGAACGAGAGTGTATTTGCTGGAAGGGGAAGAAATGGCACTTGGCCAGCTCTTACAGGGACTGATGATTTCATCAGGTAATGATGCGGCAATTGCTATTGCGGAGCACGTAGACGGTTCTGTCGAAGCATTTGCTGACAGGATGAACCGTTTTGCAGAAGAGAAAGCTGGCACTACCCGCTCCTCCTTCTCAAACCCTCACGGGCTCTTTGAGGAAGAGCATATTACTACAGCAGCTGATATGGCAAAAATCAGTGCGTACGCGATGAAAAACGAGGCTTTTCGGGAGCTTGTTTCTACAGAATATATTGACTGGACCGGAGAAGGCTGGGAAACCCGTCTTTATAATCACCACCCACTGCTCCGGTCAGAGGAAGAAGTAATCGGCATTAAAAACGGGTTTGTCACTATGGCCGGATATACTTTATCCACAGCAGTTGAAAGAGACGGGACAGAGATTATTATCGTCTCCCTGAAGGCACCTTCAAAGGAGCACGCCCGTCTTGATGCACTTGCGGCTGCCGAGTATGCGTTAAGCGGCTATGAAACAAGGTATATTAGCTTTGAAAATGAACCATACTTGCGGGATTACATTTTTCCGGAGTCAATCTCTGTCACCGTGAGGAAAGGGGAAGAGGTTAGCTGGAATGTTTCTTCTGATCGCGGAATTGTCTCCGTTTACGGAGAGGATGATCGGGAAATTATGAAAGTAGACCTTGAGGAAAGAAAAATGGTGGAACTTCCCTGGTTCAGCATTGACGGCCCTTTTACTGAAATGGAAAAAGAGGAAGAGTCAAGGTTAAGAATACTGCTGGACTGGTTTATAATCACTGGGTTTC
Protein-coding regions in this window:
- a CDS encoding D-alanyl-D-alanine carboxypeptidase family protein, which produces MKNMRMALSFVIKIMIIFFVSLFVLIQPVGAVASQRKSVPDFFSEAVVIIDSNTGQVLFQKNGGKQMYPASITKIITAIIALETNDPDELVTVSNKAVHAEGTRVYLLEGEEMALGQLLQGLMISSGNDAAIAIAEHVDGSVEAFADRMNRFAEEKAGTTRSSFSNPHGLFEEEHITTAADMAKISAYAMKNEAFRELVSTEYIDWTGEGWETRLYNHHPLLRSEEEVIGIKNGFVTMAGYTLSTAVERDGTEIIIVSLKAPSKEHARLDALAAAEYALSGYETRYISFENEPYLRDYIFPESISVTVRKGEEVSWNVSSDRGIVSVYGEDDREIMKVDLEERKMVELPWFSIDGPFTEMEKEEESRLRILLDWFIITGFPLVFTNEITQP